TATCAATCATACATCATGATTTCAATTAGTTATTTCTGAATCATATAACATGATACatgttaaagtaattttagaatcatGCCTCACAATTCTCATTCTAGTAGTTTACAAATCACGCATTGCGATTCACAAACGAGAGATTTAAGAATTACCACCCACAATTCTCgtcaaaatgatttaagaatCACACATAGCTGTTCTATATTAAGCCCCTTTCGAATCACAAATTGCAGTTTGCATCATAATGATCTCTATTCACATGAAAACTATTAGCTAATCACACAACAGAATTCACATTAAGGTGATTTATGTATATCACATTGTGATTTATGTCTTGTAAGTTCGTGCATTTTGTATAATTTGCAATTCATATTATTCTGATTTTAGAAACACTGCATTTCAATTTACAAATCACACATTGTGATCTGTGATTTACGCAATCTTTGAGACTTACTTcaccttttttataattttgatttacatatAGTATATCTAGATTCGTATAAATGCGGTTTAAAAATTACGCTTAATGATAATTATGcgtattcacaaaattttaaaaaccacgctTGACATTTtatggatatattttaaaggaaataaagcTCAGTAAGTCCTAGTTAGCTATCTGTGAAATATAGTTCtacaatagattttattatgttcaaaatacAGTACTGATATTCTGAAgtaacaaaatggaaaatttgatattaaaattgaaacaaatatgttaaatagatatattttgataatatatctaattatatacatttcctgtaacctaaaatttgatctaacatattaaaaaaaagtattaataaccGTGCAATTACACaaactttatcaattatttactatgcttgtttaatgtaattagcattatacattcattcattctcattaattctaattcacttcatgaaatttttcattaaaagtttcactgatgctagtttttaaatgttggctAGTATCCTATGCCgattggagtttttttttttttttttttttgtcgattggaatttttttaaatgatttgtaaCAGCAATGCAACTATCAATCATTCATGGGGTCATCTTGTTTCACAAGTGATGGTTATACCCTCTTTTACTATCCTAGTGATCCATTTTCCTACTAGAGATGAATGGTTTAATTCTTGTCGGTGGCTTGAAGGCAAATGTCTAATATGGTACACTGATGGTTCAAAGATTGGTGCCAAATCAGGAGCAGGGATTTATTGCTCCAATGACGGTACCAAACTTCATTTTCCCTTGGGAAACTATGCCACTGTTTTTCAGGCTGAGGTCCCTGCCATTATCTTGTGCTGCACGATATGCTTAGacaaaggatttaaaaatatgactatcCGCATCTGTTTTGACAGTCAGGCTGCTCTCTTATCACTGTCAGGGTGTAAATTCTCCTCTTTGTTAGTGAGGGAATGCTTCTTGGTCCTCTGTGACCTATCCACTAATAACAGGGTATCCCTGCATTGGATACCTGGACATATGGGTATTGGTGGAAATGAGCTAGCTGATGAAGCGACACGACCTGGCTCTAATGCAATTTTCTTGGGTCCTGAACCTGCACTGGGAATTTCTCCCACTTTATTTAGGCATCCATATTCAAAGTCTATGGCAAAATTGCCCATGAGCAATGGCGTGCTGCTGGTCAGAGACAAGCTAAGGAGCTAAAGCGTGTCTGTCCTAGTGTACGTCATAAAGAGCTTTTAAAGCTTAATAGAAACAGTTTAAGGAAGATCATTGGTCTTCTTACTAGACACTGCATCCTCAGGAGACACCTATACATAATGAGAATAGAATCCAATTCTCTCTGTCTGGGTTGTCATCTTGAAGAAGAGACATcacaacacaataaaaaaatttttttcttgtcaactaagcattgtgatttaaaaatatacaatttctgCTTCTATGTAATTGTAAAATCTGGTTGACATGTACTTTagcatataataataatgccGAATAGGTCCttgagaaatttgattttaggtccttgaaagtccttgaatttttttaaaaaaattgagtgggaaccctgattGAATACAGTTAgtctttattttgataacatGAATCACCGAAAATGCATTTTGCTTTATATAAAGTAACCGAGAAGGGTAAcagataatgaataaataagaaacattggAATCATTGtaacattattatttgtttgaatgTTTTGTGTACAATTTTATGTTGGTGATCAGTACTGATTAATTGACACTTTTTTTCATCCTGTATGAGGAACAGGTATTCAGCTTATACGGGTAAGAATTTACAATACATGATTGCCAAaaactattcttgaaattataggCCTAAAATTAAACAAGTAAAGCTAACTGATATTTAGATTACTGAGAAACacctaatttaaatttgacgtTTAAGGGTTGATgcctcaaatttttttaaatagaaattgtctttattcagaaaactaaacagatattttaagagaaaaactgctttacaaaaatatttagttttcatatttacctttccaaaatcactttttataaCAGTGTCAGTTGATCcttcatttaaatatgtaaacaaaacaCCTGCTGCCACTCTAGCTTTAATCTGAGCTTCGTCTACAGAGTGAGCCCATTCAACTGTTCCCCACTGTTTAGTCTATAATTCAAGTAATATATGTACTATTATTTAAGCTatgaaaaagttaattgaaataatgtaaagaaACGTACCTGAAACAATGTTTCAAGCCTAGATAAGGCTACTGCTTTTTCAACATCTATGTTGTAGTTAATCACAGCCATTGTCAAGATAAGtgactttaaattttctactgTAAAAGTTATGCCTGTAAACACATAAAatgtaatgttattaaaaatcatataatttttttaaaaagacaattattaaaaatctaaatcctaaatataatatattttaacaatattatttttcaataaaacaacatgccattattaattttttttgaatcaagaaaatttatttttgatttaaaaaaaaatcaaatatatataaatatatacataaaatcgagcgaatttaaaacatttgtgtCTAGCATGTATGTGCACGGAATGCATTAAACATAACAATGTTTGCTTATCTAATGTTTTTctctaaattctaaaaatgtaccAATGATTCTTACACAAGATATCATTCTGctagcaaaaacaaaaaacaagatTATTTCATACTGTAAAGATTTTCACTATGATATGTATAtcacataaaatattgaatatagagaaaaaaaattatctaaatacataaaattacaaatgtgaTAGTAATCAGAACTGTAATAAATAGTAGACATAAACTTATGGAATTAACTATGCTTTATTTCTttggcattttaatttttacaagatGAATGCTTGCTGAAATACGGGCAATTTCACTAAGGTTAAATtagtataaatacattttagaatgtattataattactaGCTTCTTGAAAATCTAcacatttaaaagttacatttattataattatagtattataatactgtattcacttaaaaaagttgaaaaacagtttaaatgatTGTCAAGCTTTGAAAGTACtggtaaattgaaatatttatgactaAGCATTGTTGAAGTAGCTTTGATGTCACTGTGAACCAAAAGTCATGTGATCACGAATAACTACAAAACAGTAAGGCAAAAGTTGGGATTATACTTACTTATaatcttttcagaaaatttgaaattatttaaaagaactgAGAAGATTCGGAAaacaatgtaatataaaaacatttagattagtattagtttttatttaaaaaagtgaaaccTTTCAAAAAGCTTTACTGCTGTCCCATCTaccacataaaaatattaagttgagAAAGAGCAAACACATcaaataaaaagctatttttgtttcatttatccCAATATATGGGGGAAAGggaatttttctcataaaatatttcagaacaataTAGTAGTGTCTGACAagagtaaaggaaaaaaaaaaaaaaaaaacatgtagatgNaaaaaaaaaagacacatgTAGACATTTTATTTACCTACTAAACACCATGGGTTATAAGATAACATGTGTTTCTTCATAACTGCCAAAGCCTGGTCTGAAACTGGAACTCCACTAACATCATTACAAATGTCTACTTTAAcattatatctaaaatttaaaaaaaaaaaaagtaagagaaaTCAACATCAAtagcatacatattttaaactgctgatttttttttttaattgaaaatattaattacctaTTTGTGAACCATGCTAAAACTGGGTCCCactcatttttttgtaaaacagcAAAATCTAAAGGCTCACTAGAtctaaaactaaatgaaaatttaattttgttgttagaaaagtttattagaaaccgattattacataattattctgagtaataattttttaaaaaatttataacagtgcctccaaaaaattattattcacatTCTTTAAgaggaatatatttttgaagtatagccttattgaataaaaatatataattgtgtAAACTGAAATTCTAACAATTATGTTATTCATTTTCTTGGAACCTTAATCTCTCTAAACATATATAGTATAAAGGTGGTCAAaaagttatacttttaaataatgtctatgtataaaatttaatttcagtcgtagtagtaatactttatttatgtcactaaagctgcacaatgatttatttattggcTATCATCttgaaaacatccctgaggatgatccaaagacatgacaacaaaattttgattctctgtaGAGAGAATAGCTCCACCATCTTAGTAGCCTGATGCACTGTGTGCGAAGTTAAGCACTTTAAggtaaaacaattaaaggagGACCAATTGTACACAGGGGTCTCatcgcaggctgatcaaaatgGTCACCTACCTGCTCACTGACTCTGCCAGAGATGCTGGACTTCGGTGATTTTACtcagagaaaatttaatttcaaccaCAAAATGTTATACATAGAAAAATGACATTCACATTATagcttaaactttttaaaaacaaaattactattaatacCTTTATAGTTGAATTTAGTTCCCcaataaacacaattttaatagagaaaaatttacattttaaatgtttagttaaattaaaattcatttatccttgcataattaattaaaaaaaattttttttacggaaaatattcattatttttaaacattgttgaTTTCTTTGCTATTTTTGATAATGTTTCTACAAGAATATCATGAAACACTGGAGCTTGATTTTCAGCTGGCAGGCATCTTAATATGTTGTGCATGATACAGttgttttctcttaaaataaaaaaaatctggatatTGCTTATAAGCTTTTTGTTATAGAGTAATgttaatatttgttatcaatACTGATATgacatttaaattgtaattacaaaattaacttatgACCAGCAACCAATCAAAAATGACTTTggtattattacaaaattatgtaattcCAGTACAAAACATCAGTACAATTTCAGAAGCAGATTAAACTAAAGATGAGGTAACTGAAACCAGTCTTAATTAGGAAGTTAAATATTATGTCAATTACatgaatagtattttaattacaataattagtatgaaaaataaaatttaattttttcagcaataatGACATACtgtctaaaagaaattttttattatgaaaagcaTAACCTGTATTTCTAAAGAGTAGGGATAAAATCCTCATCATAATCTCACCATGTAGTATCTGAAGAAAGAAACTGTATTATATCTTCTGCAATATTTTCAGAAGATAGTTTGCATGGATTATCAATGGCAGTGTTACATAATGCTGTCTGAAaagatgtataaaatatttcaaaagtaataattgaatagtaaacattaaaatttttttaaagaagtaatttaatataactaAGAAACAGAGTTAAGTTGAATCAATTACAAGAGTTTTTTATTGCAAGTAATCAACGACGTGTAAACAGGATACCTTCTGATTCACCAAAGAAGACAGACGTCCCCtgtttttctatattaatgAGTTGTGATTAAAACCAGCAGCATCTGAATAGAATTGATGTGACAATTTCTACCTCATGTCCTCTTTGTGGGCATGGTTTTACAAGTAGACagataattattagaataaaattaaaaggtgtTAACACTGAAGATACTCCTTTAATtgatacagtgaaacctccaggaaaGACAACTTGTGTCTAGCggccattttttttacaaccacTTTTGGGAAGCACAGAATTTTTTCCACagactttttgtttaaaaaaatctttaggaGAGCCCATCAAAACCTTTCCAGCATCCaggtaaacaaa
Above is a window of Parasteatoda tepidariorum isolate YZ-2023 chromosome 5, CAS_Ptep_4.0, whole genome shotgun sequence DNA encoding:
- the LOC107457030 gene encoding ATP synthase mitochondrial F1 complex assembly factor 2 is translated as MIIKSFFSNLHLFCSNTAAKAYYRNYSAPLKRFYKNVYVSETDGKFEISLDKRRLKTPLGNKFLLPNEGLAVAVATEWDTQRDVIERHNMHITALCNTAIDNPCKLSSENIAEDIIQFLSSDTTCFRSSEPLDFAVLQKNEWDPVLAWFTNRYNVKVDICNDVSGVPVSDQALAVMKKHMLSYNPWCLVGITFTVENLKSLILTMAVINYNIDVEKAVALSRLETLFQTKQWGTVEWAHSVDEAQIKARVAAGVLFTYLNEGSTDTVIKSDFGKVPLFGRAR